Within Mycobacterium heckeshornense, the genomic segment CGATTACCCAATCACTTTGGGCACTAGTCATTCACCATCATGCTATGACCGAACATCGTCTGCATTCCGCCATCCGGGCGATCGGCGGCCAGCACGATTACGTTCCCGGCGCCGGCCACGACCTGCTGTTGCCGGGCTACGACCTCATAGCTCGCCTATTCGGCATGAATCCGGTTTACGACGCCCTCATCTCCCAGGCTGAACTCGGCGATGCTCACCGCGTCCTGGAAATCGGCTGCGGCACAGGAAATGTCAGTATCCGGGCCAAACGAGGTCATCCTGCGATAGAACTCGTCGGCTGCGACCCTGACCCGCTAGCCCTCGCCAGGGCGCGACGAAAAGCACGCGGCCTCAGCGGGATTAGCTTCGACCGTGCCTATGCCCAAAGCCTGCCCTACGCCGACGGCGAGTTCGACCGGGTGCTGTCGTCAATGATGCTGCACCATCTGGACGACGACGTGAAAGCCGATGCGGCAGCTGAGGTATTCCGGGTCCTGCGCCCCGGCGGCAGACTGCATCTGGTGGACGTCGGCGGCGATATGACCGCCCGCGATGGCCTGGCGGCCCGCAAGATGTTGCGCAGCCGCCACGTCGCCGGCAACCTCGGCGACTCGATTCCCCGGCTGCTGCGCACGGCCGGGTTCGACTGCGCCGAGGTCGCCACCCATCGACAACGCTTCGTCGGACGCCTCACCTACTATCGGGCGACCCGTAACTCCTAGCGCTGGTCGAAAGCGACCTTGACCGCGCGGCTTTCGCCTTGGTTCGCGATCGCCAGGAAGGCTTCGCGCCACTGCTCGAGCCGAAACGTGTGAGTAAGCATGGGCCGCAAGTCGATACGGCCTGCGGCGGCCAGGTCGAGATAGTGCGCGATCGCGTGCTTGCGTTCGCCGCCGAGCTCCTCGATGCCGAAGGCGTTGGAACCCACCCAGCTGATCTCCTTGAAATACAGAGGGCTCCACTCCCAGCGGCCTGGCGCATGCACGCCCGCCTTCACCAACGTTCCGCGCGCCCTCAGCACGCGGACCCCGACTTCGAAAGTCTCCGGTTTGCCGACGGTGTCGTAGACGACGTCGACGGCTCCGGGAAACGCCATCGGCAGGCCTTGCAGGGGCTGGTGCAGCCGACCACCTCCCCATGCCACCAGCTCCTCGATCACGGCCAGTCGTGGCTCGTGAGCCAGCACTTTGGCGGCGCCGAACCGGCGGGCCAGTTCTGCCTGGGCGTCGAAACGCGCCACCACCGCCACCGCCACGTCGGGGTAGAGCGCCCGCAACAGGGCGACGGCGCACAACCCCAGCGAACCGGCGCCATACACCAGGACCCGGCCAGACGAAGGCGGCGGATGGCGGGTAATCGCGTGCAGCGACACCGAACACGGGTCAGCGAACACGGCCAGCTCATCGGGCACCGAGTCGGGCACCGCAAACAGCATGCTGTCGTGAGCAGGCATGAGCTCGGCGTAGCCGCCGGTCACGTCGGCCGATACCCCGGTGTGGATACCCGGTTTGATGTCGCCGTCGCAGAAACTCCAGCACAGGCTGTAGTCGCCGGCTTGACACGCCGGGCACGGTGGTTCGACGCCGCGCGGGCCGCAGGATAGCCACGGGTTCAGCACCACGCGTTGACCGACGTCCAGGCCGCACGCCTTCGGCCCGACCGCCACCACGTCGGCCACCACCTCGTGGCCCATAACTTGCGGGAACGAGCAGAAAGCGGCCAACGCGTTGTCGGTATCACCTTCGCCGAAGTCGAGCAGGATCTGCTTGGCATCGGACCCGCAGATCCCGGTCAGCCTCGGCCGAGTGATTACCCAGTCATCGTGCAGCAGCCGAGGATCTGGAATGTCTTGCAGCGCAACAGGACTGCGCGCGAGCGC encodes:
- a CDS encoding class I SAM-dependent methyltransferase, with the protein product MTEHRLHSAIRAIGGQHDYVPGAGHDLLLPGYDLIARLFGMNPVYDALISQAELGDAHRVLEIGCGTGNVSIRAKRGHPAIELVGCDPDPLALARARRKARGLSGISFDRAYAQSLPYADGEFDRVLSSMMLHHLDDDVKADAAAEVFRVLRPGGRLHLVDVGGDMTARDGLAARKMLRSRHVAGNLGDSIPRLLRTAGFDCAEVATHRQRFVGRLTYYRATRNS
- a CDS encoding zinc-dependent alcohol dehydrogenase — protein: MKALVFGVSPAPFDGSDDALARSPVALQDIPDPRLLHDDWVITRPRLTGICGSDAKQILLDFGEGDTDNALAAFCSFPQVMGHEVVADVVAVGPKACGLDVGQRVVLNPWLSCGPRGVEPPCPACQAGDYSLCWSFCDGDIKPGIHTGVSADVTGGYAELMPAHDSMLFAVPDSVPDELAVFADPCSVSLHAITRHPPPSSGRVLVYGAGSLGLCAVALLRALYPDVAVAVVARFDAQAELARRFGAAKVLAHEPRLAVIEELVAWGGGRLHQPLQGLPMAFPGAVDVVYDTVGKPETFEVGVRVLRARGTLVKAGVHAPGRWEWSPLYFKEISWVGSNAFGIEELGGERKHAIAHYLDLAAAGRIDLRPMLTHTFRLEQWREAFLAIANQGESRAVKVAFDQR